In the genome of Chiroxiphia lanceolata isolate bChiLan1 chromosome 5, bChiLan1.pri, whole genome shotgun sequence, the window AGGCAGGGGGTGACACGGCACGGCCGGACCACCGGAGAGGGCGCGGACCGGGCGGCCGTTGGGGAGCCCCTGCCAACTACAGGCCCCAGAATGCACCGGGAGGGCTCGTGTATCCTTCGAACCTGCCAATGAGGGCGCGCGGGGCGCGTCACGTGAGCGGGGCGCCATTTCAAACGGCCGGGCGGGTGCGCGGCGGCCCCGGTGGGAGCGGTGAGTGGTAAGTGTGTGGGGGTGGCTCCCGCTGCTTCCTCAGCGCCGCGGGGTGGTGGGGTTTCTAGGGGCTTTTCCTCGAGGTTTGGCGGCTGAGGCGCTGTTGCGGTCGGGGAAGGGGCGACCCATGCGAGCTTGCCTGAGGTGGGGCGGTGAGAGGTTGGCGGGACTGTGAGCTGTGTGATATCCCATAAACCACCTTTACGGTGGTCCCCAGCGACAAGgtgaggagcaatggccataaactgcgacacaagaagtttcacctcaacacgagggagcaatggccataaactgagacacaagaagtttcacctcaacacGAGGGAGAACTTTACGTCGAGGGTGGCAGAGTACcggaacaggctgcccagggaggtcgtggAATCTCCTGAGACATTCCAAACCTACGTGGACGCGTTCCTGTGTAACACGCTCCACGTGACCCTaccttggcaggggggttggacgGGGtggtctccagaggtccctttcaaccttaACTATTCTGCGTGGCAGACCCTAAGTATGACAGTTTTCAAAGGGATTGTTTACCCCCTCGCTAATTTGGCAGTATCATCAAAGTCCATGACcctgttggttttgtttgggtttttttatttaacatattgCATGGctaattctgtattttccagacacaatggaggaaggaaaagaaacgCCAGTGTGTGCGAGTCATGTGACTGAAGAAAAACTGTACTGCATGAGCAGTGGTAGGTGGAGAACATTCTCTACCTGGTTTATACCTTTAATTATATCAGTATCTGCTTTGTGTCATGTTCTGTGTACTTGTTTCCTTGGATGGGCAGCTGTTGGCAGTCTCAGAGGTAGAAGCTTCCTGAGGAGCTTGTGGAGCACAGCTCCTAGAGCTTGTGTATCAGTGACTGATCTCATCAACCTTTCTTCTGTAAATCTTATCTGAGCTCCTCCCTCTTCCTTATCTGTCTGCTGCTGATTCAATTAATATGTAGGGTATATAATAACTAACAAGAAAACTAATCTTTCTCGCTGGCTCCTGCTACTGACCTGTGATGGCCTGAACCAGAAAAGAACTGACTGATGGGACAACTGCATTGTCACATAGCTGTAGATTATATATTCTCACTTATCTTGATTGGAGGCTGCTGATAAGATACATTCCATCTTCCTATTATGGATGCTTAGAAATTAGCATTGAGCTATTTCATGGTAATTGGGCATCTCACAATTGTCATATTCTGCAGTGGGGTGAacttatcgctctctacaactccctgacaggagggtgtagccaggtggaggtcgGCCTCTTCCCCTAAGCAAACAGGGACCAGAGGACACAGTCTCCAGCTGTGGCAGGAgatgtttagattggatattaggaagaatttcttcacagaaaggttGATTAGCTGTTGGAATGGGATGTCCAAGGAGGTGGTGGcatcactgtccctggaggtctttaaggaaagactggatgtggcactcatGGTCTAGTTGATGTGGTGGTGattggtcataggttggacttgatgatctcagaggtctttgcCAACCTAATGGATTCTGTGATATGCACAACGGTACCTTAAATTTCCTGGAcctaaaacatgttttaattttttaaacttggtagctaaatttttttttttaccatcgAACATCAACTTCATCAAATTGTCAAAGCATATTTTATTGCAAGAAATGTGACAAAATCCTTGTTATAGTTTCAGACTTTCCTCTTCTGAGTGATGAAAAGTTTGATTTTGACCTTTCACTCTCTTCAACAAGGTAAGTAAAGGTATATTTGCCTTGAAAACCTTCAAAATGGACACATGAAAAATGCCaggttaaattatttttctttgtagtgGAAATGAAGATGAGGTTTTTGTTGGAGCTGTGGGACACAAAGAAAGATGTATTGCTGCTTGTATGGAAGCAAACAAGAGCGTGCCTGCTTTTGATGATAAACTCATGTGGAGCCCACTTCAAGAAGAGAAATTTGTGGAAATTTTCAAAGAGGCTCATTTGTTGGCAAAGCAAATAAAGACTGGAAGCAAGAATGAAGAGACTAACACAAGCCAatcagaagaacagaaaaataagattataGAAACATTTGTGGAGGACTCAGAGTCAAAGCTGAAAAtactgagaaacaaaaagatagaaaaaagtCCCAGAGCTGTTAAACGGGAGACATACAATGTGCAGGATAGCCCAGCATGTCTGCTGCCACCTTGTTTTCAGAAGGCATCAAATAAGCTTTTGTCAGATGGCAAAATACATGTTCTTCCTACTCCTCCAAACAGAAGCCCTGTTAAAATTTGTGTGTCTCCTACAAAAATCGCCAATTTGCCTCTGACACAAGAACAGAAATCTGAGGAAACAAATATAAAGGCAACTGGCAAACTGGCAATGGCAAAACCTTCGTGTACTCTTGGAAGAAGCAATTTGTTGACTGTTGAAAAGGTAAAGTCAGCTTCTGggcaatgttttctttaaacatgGCCTTTATGTGTTTTAGGAATGTTTAATCTACAGTCTtcaaaagtgaattttaatcTTCTGATGCTTCTCTACCTCATAAGGTCCTTAGTCAggaaacatatataaaaaaaggaaaagtagggTAGACACTGGTATAGTAGCCAACTAGCTTGTTTATTATGACAATGTAGAGCATCTGAGGTCAAATTTCTGCTGTATTCTGGTTTTGTGAATATTGTAATTCCTGGGTTCTGTTCTAACTGGCTTCTAACACTGCTTTGTTCCTGGTAAAAATACTGCACTGTTACACCTAATGTATACTTCATTTTACACTTAATTTTACTCTGACTGTGTAAAAACGACTTTATTTGCTGTTAACCCTTGTCAATGGAGGTGAGGCAGGGATGGGAAACCCCACAATTATTTAGTCAGGGAAATCTTTTAGGTCTAGTTCTGCCCACAACTTGTCTCAATCATAAAAAGCACTGATTACTGGTATTATACTTACATATAACCACATATATGGCTATGTGAccaaatttaaatgtattttaagataGCAAGGAAACAGCTGTGTTAGTGGCCTTGTGTGCACAAATCCCAGTCTCGAGGTAGAATATCTTCTGGATTTTATTGCTCTACAGCTTTATGGCTTAGGTTCCAGTATGTACTGCAGATTCTACTGAAATGTGATATTGGCTTATTAAGAACCATCACGTATGGAAACTAGGGGACCCTTTGATTCCTTTGTGGTATAAATCTCTTCTAGATTTTGGACGCTATAAGAAAAGGCACAATCTTAATGCTTTAACTAGCCAAATTGTACCCCACTCTCTGAACAGTCTGCATGATGCAGTCTACCATGTAATGTTCATCCCTTGGAAGCCAGTGTAAAGCAGAGGAATATTAAATAGAGAGTCCAATATTGTTGTAAGGAACAGCTGTTACAGTATGGAACAGGATGGGGGTGAACATGATTATATGAGATTTGTGCTGATGAATTGTTGCAGAACTGTCCAATGTCTTGGTTCAAACATGTTCTGGTACTTAGCAAATACACTCACTAGACTAACTTCACACTGTATTTGTCTAAACACCAAGGACTTCACTGGGTTCAGAGGCTTCTTCAATGACGGTTGTCTTTGTTTCTTAACAAAATCAATGTGTGTGTGGTTTCTAGAAACAATagtagcttttaaaatgttgcattGAAATTTGCAGCtcaaatcaggaaaaaatactaGTATTTCTACAAAAAGAGACTTGAGCAGCAAGGGATCATCTGAAGATCTAATTTCTGATAAATCTAGTGTTGCTTCAGATGTCTTCGAGTCCCCGTTCAGCGGCAGTTCCTCAGCGCAAGACACAAAAGCCCTTCCTGCACTAAGTAAGGTAATGACAAGTATTCttaatacaaaaataacttctgtaaTATTctgatagaaagaaaaattaatatagtttactttttaatttaatttaaagctaTACTGTTGTGTaaaatggttttaaagaaaagtaatcTATGCTTTATAATTATCATTCTTGAGTGTGCTCTAACTCTGTAACACAGTGAAATGTACTTAAGAGCAACTGTAAATGTGTTAGATTAACATGagttgcctttatttttaaagtactaGCTTGCAGGTAAGTGATCAACAGTTTTCTGTAAGACACAAAGTTTTTGATGTGTGTAGTTAACTACACTATATGAAAAGGTTGCCATAACTTGTATGAAGGTAGTATACCTACAGCTGTCAGTTTTTTTGAAGCTTTAGGAGCCTACTTTAATGCTGCATGCTGcttcactgaatcacagaatgatcGAGGCTGGAAGGAAGGGACCTCTtgaggtcatctggtccaacacTCTGCTTAAGCAGGACCACCTGGAGTCATTTGTCCAGGaccagacagcttttgaatatctccaagcATGGAGTCTTGGCAACCTCtcagggcagcctgtgccagtgcttggcagtaaaaaaattatttcttgatgATCAGAGGTAAAACCTCCTGTATTCCACTCTGCCCATTGCCTCTAGTCCTGTCACTGGGTACCACTGGGACACTGTCCTTGCggatatttttatatattgagATCCACATTGAGCCTTCTCCAAGCTGAGCAGTCCCAGTTCTCAGCCTTCCTCAGATGAGAGGTGCTCCAGTTCCAGTCCTTTAATCATCTTAGTGGCCCTTTGTTGGACTCTTTCCAGTAGCTCCAAATTTCTCATTTAAGGGAGCCTGGAACTGGACATAGATCTTCAGGTGTGGActtcccagtgctgagcagagggcaggatcacctccattcacctgctggcaatgcttcTCCTctgtgcagcccaggatactGTCAGTGTTGTCTGCTGCAAGGGtgcattgctggctcatgttcaatTGTCCACTAGTGCTCCCAAGGGCCTtgtctgcaaagctgttttccagctggttGGTGCCCAGCATATACTGCTGCCTGGGCTGACTCCTTTTATTCTTTAATCCCTTTAAGTCTATACTCAATTTCTGGCAGGAATAAAAGTAGATCTGATGTTCTAGGTCTGTATAATAATCCAGATACAATGATTGTTTCTAAGAAAACTCACTTTTTAAACTGTATCTGAGTAGGGAGCTCCTCTGAAATTcacaaataaaaagttttataataccaagaaaaataatggcaaaATAATGTGTTAAATAGatggttttttgcttttgaataaGCTATGTTCTTTGGTTCAGCCTGGCTTAAGGAAGATGACATATCTGAAACTTCCTGGTGTTGCCAGTGGTCTCACAAGAAGGACTACATCATCATCTTTGTCATCACTTTCCAGTGTGAATTCAAGTCTGAATTCAAGCTTACCCATTTCTCCCATAgtaaaaaaaggtaataattCCTACTACAGATTTGTACCACAAATCAACTTTGAAGTAGTTAAGCATGTGGGTTTGGGAATGTTTTAATGGTGTCCAATATATAAGAGCagtgagaaatgttttgaatgGAGAATAAAATTTTCTACGCTAGCCCTGTAAATCCCTGTGGACTAAAGATAAATGTTAGACATCTATAATTTGTAAAAACTAGATTGATGAAAGCCTGATGCCTACATGTGAGGGTCTGACACAGCTAGAAAAATAAGATCAGAAAATTTTATACATAATCTTCTCTATTATAACCAAGAACGTGAGCTTCTGAATGCTCTAAGCTTGTCTAACTGgtattaaagggaaaaaaatgactgaaCAACACCAAAGCAACTGAAATTtggaaggaagggggaaggcCTTGCTGCAAGTTTCTGTAGGCCTAATAAAAGGATAAGCTTTACTCAAGCAGATTGGAAAAAACACTTTTGGGGAGATAAGTGAATACAGCCAAGAAGCTAATACTATAATGAGGCCATCAATTTGACCCTTTCAGTAAGTCTCAAAGGATCAGGAAAATAGTCTCCTAGAAGTACTGACAGGTTGTAAGCATCACAATTCTTGTACATCTCTCAAGATACCAAGTTACAGCAAATTTGTGTTTTGTACTTTGCTTCTGGaagaataataatatattaCTGAAAGCTTAATAAGAACTATTTTATGCAATATAACTGTCAAGATTCATCCTATTAATGAAAGTAACCTACAGACTCAAAAGTAAGAACTGtacagaaaactggaaaaagccCTTGTGGGGTAGTTTAGCCTGTGGCATTACTCACTGTAACTCAAACTACTACCTTCTTGAAAGGCTGCTTAAGGGAACAGAGTCAGCTATGCTGGGAGAGAGTGCTGGAAGTGTAACTTGAATCTGCAAGCTGTATTGTCATTCTGTGAATATTCTTTTGCTTGATTGCAGTAATTCAGGAATTTGGTGagaagactttaaaataaaattgtgggAAAATTTGGGGAGTAAGTTTTCAGTAGTTGTTTGTGTTCCCATTAACTTAAGTTGTTTGAACATAAATTTAAATGCTGTaaattgccatttttctttcctgtgtgaaTGTAATTATTCTGCTTAGTCAAAAACTTAGCGATAAGCGATGATTCAGAAGTACAACTTAACTTTCTATTTCAGGAAAATCAAGCATGTCATCAAAAGTTAGTGCGAGTAGCTCTAGTACAAGCAGGCTGGCCCTTGTCAGACCTACCAGAGTGTCATCTCTGCACGCTGCTAATACTGAGAAATCCAGGAAGCAAGTGAGATCAGCTAGTACTCCCAAAATATCTAGTGCTGTAACCTTGGCTAAATCTTCATCTTCTGCAACATCATCTGAGGCTGCAGGCAGTGGAATTCAGAGACTGAGCTCTCTTCCCAGTCTGCAGCAGCTATGTCAGCAGAATAAAGATGGAAGTGCAGCAAAAGGAAGCCTATGTCCAAAGCCCAAGGCTGGAGTTTTGTCTGTTTCCACAAGTCAAACT includes:
- the GTSE1 gene encoding G2 and S phase-expressed protein 1 isoform X1, encoding MEEGKETPVCASHVTEEKLYCMSSVSDFPLLSDEKFDFDLSLSSTSGNEDEVFVGAVGHKERCIAACMEANKSVPAFDDKLMWSPLQEEKFVEIFKEAHLLAKQIKTGSKNEETNTSQSEEQKNKIIETFVEDSESKLKILRNKKIEKSPRAVKRETYNVQDSPACLLPPCFQKASNKLLSDGKIHVLPTPPNRSPVKICVSPTKIANLPLTQEQKSEETNIKATGKLAMAKPSCTLGRSNLLTVEKLKSGKNTSISTKRDLSSKGSSEDLISDKSSVASDVFESPFSGSSSAQDTKALPALSKLCSLVQPGLRKMTYLKLPGVASGLTRRTTSSSLSSLSSVNSSLNSSLPISPIVKKGKSSMSSKVSASSSSTSRLALVRPTRVSSLHAANTEKSRKQVRSASTPKISSAVTLAKSSSSATSSEAAGSGIQRLSSLPSLQQLCQQNKDGSAAKGSLCPKPKAGVLSVSTSQTKVPVKTQDATPNKLAPKATSSLGLTFCGTPGSAMAVSTPMKASEDKVFQNFCFPERPASMTPASLKPSGLPTPVRRTSGFPAATPKTAPRMAFSPHAASLHRSSSFSTRKTLAAGSKQKEESKTQISSSEDDVSPPPVLPLALTFSPEKSATEVVENELKEAEVQNQLAEEKQPEAILVDIGVDKSLSHTFECESRPLIDLSNTPEVNKPVFSGQIKLIDLSSPLITLSPDVNKENLDSPLLKF
- the GTSE1 gene encoding G2 and S phase-expressed protein 1 isoform X2; protein product: MEEGKETPVCASHVTEEKLYCMSSVSDFPLLSDEKFDFDLSLSSTSGNEDEVFVGAVGHKERCIAACMEANKSVPAFDDKLMWSPLQEEKFVEIFKEAHLLAKQIKTGSKNEETNTSQSEEQKNKIIETFVEDSESKLKILRNKKIEKSPRAVKRETYNVQDSPACLLPPCFQKASNKLLSDGKIHVLPTPPNRSPVKICVSPTKIANLPLTQEQKSEETNIKATGKLAMAKPSCTLGRSNLLTVEKLKSGKNTSISTKRDLSSKGSSEDLISDKSSVASDVFESPFSGSSSAQDTKALPALSKPGLRKMTYLKLPGVASGLTRRTTSSSLSSLSSVNSSLNSSLPISPIVKKGKSSMSSKVSASSSSTSRLALVRPTRVSSLHAANTEKSRKQVRSASTPKISSAVTLAKSSSSATSSEAAGSGIQRLSSLPSLQQLCQQNKDGSAAKGSLCPKPKAGVLSVSTSQTKVPVKTQDATPNKLAPKATSSLGLTFCGTPGSAMAVSTPMKASEDKVFQNFCFPERPASMTPASLKPSGLPTPVRRTSGFPAATPKTAPRMAFSPHAASLHRSSSFSTRKTLAAGSKQKEESKTQISSSEDDVSPPPVLPLALTFSPEKSATEVVENELKEAEVQNQLAEEKQPEAILVDIGVDKSLSHTFECESRPLIDLSNTPEVNKPVFSGQIKLIDLSSPLITLSPDVNKENLDSPLLKF